From Planctomycetota bacterium:
GAGATCCGCACCGCCCGCTGGGCAGAGCTCGTGGCGTGGTACCGCCACGCCCTGGGATTACGGGTCCTGATGCGCGGCCTCGACGAGGGCTATGCGCTCGTCGCCGCCGGCACCGCGCGGCTGGCGCTGCTGGCGCGGGCCGACGCCCCCCCCGACAGCCGCCGCTGGAGCCTGGCGTTCGAGGTCCACGATCTCGACGCCGCGCGGGCCCGGCTCGAGGAGGCGGGCACCGCCGCCCCTCCTCCGACCGCGCACGCCGAGGGGTTCCGCGAACTGGTCGTCAGCGACCCCGACGGGAATCGCGTCCGCCTCTTCGAGTGGCCGCGCCACGGCTGACGCCATGGATGGCTTTG
This genomic window contains:
- a CDS encoding VOC family protein, which produces MAGRAGEGRRRLSGSVPIWRRAVGAAVFSAVSHWPAVALLSRPRRRCDTSRQPAPCQPPGTSHLPLPEPPMTSLQPETVALFCVEIRTARWAELVAWYRHALGLRVLMRGLDEGYALVAAGTARLALLARADAPPDSRRWSLAFEVHDLDAARARLEEAGTAAPPPTAHAEGFRELVVSDPDGNRVRLFEWPRHG